A region of Arvicanthis niloticus isolate mArvNil1 unplaced genomic scaffold, mArvNil1.pat.X pat_scaffold_713_arrow_ctg1, whole genome shotgun sequence DNA encodes the following proteins:
- the LOC117702345 gene encoding vomeronasal type-1 receptor 51-like, with amino-acid sequence MNNIILHTDSNIRNTFFFEIGIGISANSFLLLFYIFKFTRGHRTRLTDLPIGLLSLTHVLMLLVMAFIATDIFIYWRGWDDIICKFIVYLHRILRGFSLCTTSLLSVLQTIILSPRSSCLAKFKHKSPHHISCAILLLSIIYMLISSHLLVSITAISNLTTNDFIYVTQSCSILPLSYHMQSMLSTLLAIRDVFLLSLMVLSTWYMVALLCRHRKKAQHLQGTNLSPKASPEQRATQTILMLMSFFVLMSILDSIVSCLRTMFLNDPTSYSIQLFVVHIYATVSPFVFMSTEKHIVNFLKSMCNKCLCLH; translated from the coding sequence ATGAATAACATCATCCTCCATACTGATTCTAACATAAGGAACACCTTTTTCTTTGAGATTGGCATTGGGATTTCAGCCaacagcttccttcttctattctACATCTTCAAGTTCACTCGTGGGCACAGGACCAGACTCACGGACCTGCCTATTGGCCTCTTGTCCCTAACCCACGTACTGATGCTACTGGTCATGGCATTTATAGCCACAGACATTTTCATTTATTGGAGGGGATGGGATGATATCATATGTAAATTCATTGTCTACCTGCACAGAATTTTGAGGGGTTTCTCTCTTTGTACCACCAGCCTGTTGAGTGTCCTCCAGACCATCATTCTCAGTCCCAGAAGCTCCTGTTTAGCAAAGTTCAAGCACAAATCTCCCCATCACATCTCATGTGCCATTCTTTTGCTGAGTATCATTTATATGTTAATTAGCAGTCACCTCTTGGTATCAATCACTGCCATCTCCAATTTGACCACAAATGACTTTATTTATGTTACTCAGTCCTGCTCAATTCTACCCTTGAGTTACCACATGCAAAGCATGTTATCTACTCTGCTGGCCATCAGGGATGTCTTTCTTCTTAGTCTCATGGTCCTCTCGACTTGGTACATGGTTGCTCTCTTGTGCAGGCACAGGAAAAAGGCCCAACATCTACAGGGTACCAACCTTTCCCCAAAAGCATCCCCAGAGCAAAGGGCCACCCAGACCATTCTGATGCTCATGAGCTTCTTTGTGCTGATGTCTATCCTCGACAGCATCGTCTCCTGCTTAAGAACTATGTTCCTGAATGATCCAACATCTTACTCTATCCAACTCTttgtggtacacatatatgcCACAGTCAGCCCTTTTGTGTTTATGAGCACTGAAAAGCACATAGTTAACTTTTTGAAGTCCATGTGTAATAAATGTTTGTGTCTCCACTGA